Proteins encoded within one genomic window of Saccharomyces mikatae IFO 1815 strain IFO1815 genome assembly, chromosome: 15:
- the MSE1 gene encoding glutamate--tRNA ligase MSE1 (similar to Saccharomyces cerevisiae MSE1 (YOL033W); ancestral locus Anc_7.100) — MILSRIPTRSYCSSSQLTKGVGLSPLKKSLLSKRIKKDIHPSLPVRTRFAPSPTGLLHLGSLRTALYNYLLARNTNGQFLLRLEDTDQKRLVPGAEKDIYDVLNWCKIEYDETVVRQSERKLVYDKYVKILLSSGMAYRCFCSKERLNDLRHSAMELKPPSMASYDRCCAHLKEEEINSNLTQGIPFTVRFKSPEQYPVFTDLLHGEVNLQPQVNFNDKRYDDLILVKSDKLPTYHLANVVDDHLMGITHVIRGEEWLPSTPKHIALYNAFGWVCPKFIHIPLLTTVGDKKLSKRKGDMSISSLKKQGVLPEALINFCALFGWSPPRDLASKRHECFSMEELENLFNLNGLTKGNAKVDDKKLWFFNKHFLQKRISNPLMLKELVDEIMPSLESIYDNSTVNREKVAKILLNCGSCLTKIGDFHDEFYYFFEKPKYDDNDAVTKFLSKHESRYIASLIKKFGKLQEEATIQDVESMIDTMHYEHGFSRKDTYQSIRFALAGCHSGAKIAAMIDILGIKETNKRLSEGLEFLRKVK; from the coding sequence ATGATTCTGTCGAGGATACCGACACGTTCTTATTGTTCATCTTCTCAACTAACGAAGGGCGTGGGCCTATCCCCACTAAAAAAATCCCTTCTATCTAAGAGAATTAAAAAGGACATACATCCTTCTCTACCTGTCAGAACCAGATTTGCACCTTCTCCGACCGGACTTTTACACTTGGGATCGCTGAGAACAGCACTTTATAATTATTTACTAGCAAGAAATACCAATGGACAATTTTTACTTCGTTTGGAAGATACAGATCAAAAGAGGTTAGTACCTGGAGCAGAAAAGGATATCTATGATGTTTTAAACTGGTGCAAAATAGAGTACGATGAAACAGTTGTAAGGCAGAGCGAAAGAAAACTGGTATATGACAAGTACGTGAAAATACTATTATCTTCTGGGATGGCATATAGATGTTTCTGTTCGAAGGAGCGATTGAATGATTTAAGACACTCAGCAATGGAACTGAAACCTCCTTCAATGGCAAGCTATGATCGATGCTGTGCGCATTtgaaggaagaagaaataaactcCAACCTAACTCAAGGTATACCCTTCACTGTGCGGTTTAAATCGCCCGAACAGTATCCAGTATTTACTGATCTTTTACATGGAGAAGTTAATCTCCAACCACAAGTAAACTTTAATGACAAACGGTATGATGACCTTATCCTCGTCAAGTCTGACAAATTGCCAACCTATCACCTAGCAAACGTTGTAGATGACCATTTGATGGGGATAACACATGTGATAAGAGGTGAGGAATGGCTGCCATCTACACCTAAGCATATCGCGTTATATAATGCTTTTGGATGGGTTTGCCCAAAGTTCATCCACATTCCCTTGCTAACAACTGTTGGTGATAAGAAATtgagtaaaagaaaaggtgaTATGTCTATCtcaagtttgaaaaagcagGGAGTCTTGCCGGAGGCTTTGATTAACTTTTGTGCATTATTTGGTTGGTCTCCTCCAAGAGATTTGGCTTCGAAAAGGCACGAGTGCTTTTCGATGGAGGAATTAGagaatcttttcaatttgaatGGATTGACGAAGGGAAATGCCAAAgttgatgataaaaaattgtGGTTTTTCAATAAGCATTTTCtgcagaaaagaatatccaATCCTTTAATGTTGAAGGAACTTGTTGACGAGATCATGCCGTCTTTAGAGTCCATATACGACAATTCTACCGTAAATCGTGAAAAAGTCGCAAAAATTCTACTGAACTGTGGTAGTTGTCTGACTAAAATTGGAGATTTTCATGATGagttttattatttttttgaaaagccCAAGtacgatgataatgatgctGTCACTAAATTTTTAAGCAAGCATGAAAGCCGCTACATTGCTAGtttgataaaaaagttCGGAAAATTGCAAGAAGAGGCTACTATTCAAGATGTTGAATCAATGATCGATACAATGCATTATGAGCATGGTTTCTCTAGAAAAGATACATACCAGTCAATAAGATTTGCTCTTGCGGGATGTCATTCAGGCGCCAAAATAGCAGCCATGATTGATATCCTGGGCATTAAGGAGACTAACAAAAGACTATCCGAAGGtttagaatttttgagaaaGGTAAAATAG
- the OPI10 gene encoding Opi10p (similar to Saccharomyces cerevisiae OPI10 (YOL032W); ancestral locus Anc_7.99), protein MFAAIASGNPLQLSVEVPNSNGLQHTIVLSRTKPKLYSHITLFILPNVTFPQDYIATVYFKLSPQEEFKLFGYLSGEKPSAIFKVQIPSSRKDTGDARDGLGEIDMDVDDGSGATDPFTDGNGSNNNNNNNNNNNNISELIIGISIEPREQGMMKLEEWKASMNAEAQKNNSLVLSRPNLGIVRNITTAGQLAQVYPSLTQELAAKIVQHAYNYLSGFLDAQGNVPIKRFDTWWDKFRNRLANDGTFLDEVTKN, encoded by the coding sequence ATGTTCGCTGCAATTGCTTCAGGAAATCCATTACAACTGTCAGTAGAAGTTCCCAATTCGAATGGCTTACAGCATACAATTGTCCTTTCTCGAACAAAACCTAAGTTATATTCCCATATAACGCTGTTTATATTGCCCAATGTCACCTTCCCTCAGGATTACATAGCTACGGTTTATTTCAAACTAAGTCCTCAAGAAGAGTTTAAATTGTTTGGTTACTTGAGTGGTGAGAAGCCTAGTGCGATATTTAAGGTACAGATACCCAGTTCCAGAAAAGATACCGGAGACGCGAGGGATGGATTGGGTGAGATAGACATGGATGTAGATGACGGTTCCGGTGCCACTGATCCGTTTACTGATGGAAATggtagtaataataataataataataataataataataataatatatcgGAACTGATTATTGGTATCTCCATTGAGCCTAGAGAGCAAGGAATGATGAAACTTGAAGAATGGAAAGCCAGTATGAATGCGGAAGCACAAAAGAATAACTCATTGGTGTTATCAAGACCTAATTTAGGGATAGTTAGAAATATTACCACCGCGGGGCAGTTAGCACAAGTATACCCGTCCTTGACACAAGAGTTGGCCGCAAAAATCGTTCAACATGCATATAATTATTTATCTGGGTTCTTAGATGCTCAGGGAAATGTGCCCATTAAAAGGTTTGATACATGGTGGGACAAATTTAGGAATAGACTGGCTAATGACGGGACGTTTTTGGATGAAGTAACTAAAAATTAG
- the SIL1 gene encoding Sil1p (similar to Saccharomyces cerevisiae SIL1 (YOL031C); ancestral locus Anc_7.98): protein MREHALTLIIDQFSNSCKSKILNHVQEHKTSMVRILPVILSALSLRPVICAVSPSPLNSETSRNEVMPAEDIGDPEIPSSSICVDGNCYPKIFVPAHDWKPILPGQDLPGGLSIRINMETGLKEARINDEDISNSSSNELVVSLEDVEPSIDDYEFSNDFQEIRGIIDSHSTLSPHNVTILEDKFDKVMEFAHDYKHGYKIIVHEFALLTNVSFNENLPLTLRELSTRVITSCVRNNPPVVEFINENFASFKSKIMIALSNLNDSNHKSSNILMKRYLSILNELPLTSQEFSIYSPAVLQNIYEQNKNDKQLQIKVLELISKIFKAGIHENEDTNLVLYKRNAENWSSNLQEWADEFQKMIQNKSIDELHTRTFFDTLYNLKKIYKNDMTINRGFLNWLAQQCDERQSHLDNGLRERDIEQDSFDKKLIDSRHLIFGNPMAHRIKNFNDEL from the coding sequence ATGAGGGAGCACGCCTTGACGCTTATAATCGACCAGTTTTCGAATAGTTGTAAGTCTAAGATATTAAATCACGTCCAGGAACACAAGACTAGTATGGTTCGAATTCTGCCCGTAATTTTAAGTGCCTTATCTTTGCGACCAGTGATCTGTGCAGTATCCCCTTCACCTCTAAACTCAGAGACATCTCGAAACGAAGTTATGCCTGCAGAGGATATCGGAGACCCAGAAATTCCAAGCAGCTCGATCTGTGTTGATGGCAATTGCTATCCGAAGATATTTGTGCCTGCACACGATTGGAAGCCCATACTACCAGGCCAGGATCTTCCTGGTGGCTTAAGCATAAGAATCAATATGGAAACTGGTTTAAAAGAGGCAAGaataaatgatgaagatattaGCAATAGCAGTAGTAATGAGTTGGTTGTTTCCTTGGAAGATGTAGAACCATCGATTGATGACTATGAGTTCTCTAACGATTTCCAAGAGATTAGAGGCATCATTGATTCTCACTCAACCTTATCTCCACACAATGTTACTATACTGGAGGATAAGTTTGACAAAGTGATGGAATTTGCGCATGATTACAAGCATGGTTACAAAATCATTGTCCATGAATTTGCCCTTTTGACCAACGTTAGTTTTAATGAAAATCTACCATTGACGTTAAGGGAGTTAAGTACCAGAGTCATTACAAGCTGTGTAAGAAATAATCCTCCTGTCGTCGAATTCATTAATGAGAATTTTGCaagtttcaaaagcaaaataatGATCGCTTTGTCAAACCTGAATGATTCTAATCACAAATCCTCTAATATCTTGATGAAAAGATACCTATCCATTTTGAACGAATTACCTCTAACGTCCCAAGAATTTTCCATATATTCTCCGGCGGTTTtacaaaatatatatgaacaaaacaaaaatgacaaaCAGTTGCAAATAAAGGTATTGGAGCTGATCAgcaaaattttcaaggcTGGTATACACGAAAATGAGGATACAAATCTAGTTTTGTACAAAAGGAATGCTGAAAACTGGTCTTCAAATTTGCAAGAATGGGCGGATGAGTTCCAGAAAATGATCCAAAACAAAAGTATAGACGAACTACATACAAGGACTTTCTTTGACACCCTGTACaacctgaaaaaaatttacaagAACGATATGACCATTAATAGAGGGTTTTTGAATTGGTTAGCGCAACAATGTGATGAAAGGCAATCTCATTTGGACAACGGGCTACGAGAGAGAGACATTGAACAAGATTCATTCGACAAGAAACTTATCGACAGTAGACACTTAATTTTTGGTAACCCAATGGCCCACAGAATCAAGAATTTCAATGATGAGCTATGA
- the GAS5 gene encoding 1,3-beta-glucanosyltransferase (similar to Saccharomyces cerevisiae GAS5 (YOL030W); ancestral locus Anc_7.114), with the protein MQLRSLVSAFVLSAGLAQAASSSNSSTPSITVKGNAFFNSESGQRFYIRGVDYQPGGSSNLTDPLADASICDRDVPVLKDLGINTIRVYTVDNSQDHTHCMNLLQDNGIYLILDVNTPTSAISRFDPACSYNSDYLQNVFATIDAFADYSNVLGFFAGNEVINSVNTTNTATYVKAVVRDMKKYIKARKYRQIPVGYSAADIVGNRQLAAEYFNCGDDADARIDMFGVNDYSWCGESSLVVSGYALKMKLYEDYSVPVFLSEFGCNQVKSSRPFTEIEAIYSTQMSSVFSGGLVYEYSNETNNYGLVQINGDKVTKLTDFENLKNEYGKVSDPRGDGGYSTSYNYSTCPEYEKNVWEANNTLPEMPSAASVYFKSGAGSPMGTGIATQQSCDSKDDDEDDEDTSSSSSVSSSSESSSSTSKVSSSSSSSSSASISETSLVKSAASATSSSQSSSKSKGAAGVTKIPLVFRAFAELYNLIL; encoded by the coding sequence ATGCAACTACGTTCTCTTGTAAGTGCCTTCGTTTTGAGTGCTGGTTTGGCTCAGGCTGctagcagcagcaacagctCTACACCCTCCATTACAGTCAAGGGTAatgctttttttaattCCGAGTCAGGACAAAGATTTTATATTCGTGGTGTTGACTATCAGCCCGGTGGTTCTTCTAACTTAACTGATCCCTTAGCTGATGCTTCTATCTGCGATAGAGACGTCCCCGTTCTGAAAGATCTAGGAATAAATACGATCAGAGTTTATACCGTAGATAACTCACAAGACCACACCCATTGTATGAATTTATTGCAGGACAATGGTATCTACTTGATTTTAGATGTTAACACTCCCACTAGTGCTATTTCCCGTTTCGATCCAGCTTGCTCCTACAACTCTGACTACTTACAAAATGTGTTTGCCACAATCGATGCCTTTGCTGACTATAGTAATGTTCTCGGGTTCTTTGCTGGTAATGAAGTGATTAATAGCGTTAATACCACTAATACTGCCACCTATGTCAAGGCTGTAGTCAGAGATATGAAGAAATACATTAAGGCTAGGAAATACAGACAAATTCCGGTAGGTTATTCAGCTGCTGATATTGTCGGTAACAGACAATTGGCCGCCGAATATTTCAACTGTGGTGATGATGCTGATGCTAGGATTGATATGTTTGGTGTTAATGATTATTCTTGGTGTGGTGAATCTTCATTGGTAGTATCAGGTTATGCCCTCAAGATGAAGTTATATGAAGATTACTCTGTCCCTGTTTTCTTGAGTGAATTTGGTTGCAACCAGGTCAAAAGTTCCCGTCCATTCACGGAAATTGAAGCTATCTACTCTACTCAAATGTCTTCTGTGTTCTCTGGCGGGTTAGTCTACGAATATTCCAACGAAACTAACAATTATGGGTTGGTTCAAATTAATGGTGACAAAGTCACTAAGTTGACggattttgaaaacttgaaaaacgAATACGGTAAAGTATCTGACCCACGAGGTGATGGTGGTTACAGTACTTCCTACAACTATTCTACATGTccagaatatgaaaaaaatgtttggGAAGCTAACAATACTTTACCAGAAATGCCAAGTGCTGCCTCAGTCTATTTCAAATCTGGAGCAGGTTCCCCAATGGGAACTGGCATTGCCACACAACAAAGTTGTGATTCTAAGGATGATGACGAGGACGACGAAGacacttcttcttcttcttctgtttcttcatcctcgGAATCATCATCTTCGACTTCCAAGGTAtcctcctcttcctcttcttcctcttcggCTTCCATAAGTGAAACTAGCTTGGTAAAATCCGCCGCATCTGCCACTTCATCCAGTCAATCGTCCTCAAAATCAAAGGGCGCTGCTGGAGTCACCAAGATCCCATTAGTTTTCCGTGCCTTTGCTGAACTTTATAATTTAATTTTATGA
- the YAP7 gene encoding Yap7p (similar to Saccharomyces cerevisiae YAP5 (YIR018W) and YAP7 (YOL028C); ancestral locus Anc_7.115), whose protein sequence is MGQRKSLVAVSVKPKCFKLEPRRESSSSTSLSPSSPNVHINTSGIPAIKLSKNWELPQRLKPGRKPKFKRADVSANNNPTSKVKKVSISNQKDQMTTREYGNEDIKDSLGKFDDEGNASGEENGVDSVEKRRRQNRDAQRAYRERRTTRIQVLEEKVEMLHNLVDDWQKKYKRLECEFSETKEKLHESLALNNELRKNLQLIVPTSFQQQSHNLPDNSVSMMEMVENFKPMGAVNLKKRKAERALLTSHMSAILTDQSLSEIDIANDYQYSNNRQFSSRNSSLDDPINSPISSCSSSHNAYVGSGNKKSKCCGNKDHMKLAICCNQKNSITSPLVPGCCSSKKIESDGNKLISKCCEDKEKIDDSENKPITKEDGSWIPGSCKQCRSDPQSRSFCQSLSNGRSSGSFSSNSGLSTDLDEQQTDVRYSSIKLPEISSSRSAQSNLASDTKKYLPISCTYQKIREHMQKNKSVQEQVNTEGSVSSVLANIASGLNVRGQKVELQSIKDALHKMDKNVLE, encoded by the coding sequence ATGGGTCAACGAAAATCCTTAGTAGCAGTCAGCGTAAAACCTAAATGCTTCAAATTGGAGCCTAGACGGGAATCATCGTCCTCGACGTCCTTATCTCCATCTTCACCAAATGTACATATAAACACATCAGGAATACCAGCTATTAAGTTATCTAAGAATTGGGAGTTGCCACAGCGGCTAAAACCGGGTCGCAAACCGAAGTTCAAAAGGGCAGATGTATCAGCTAACAATAATCCGACATCTAAGGTAAAGAAGGTTTCAATATCCAATCAGAAAGACCAAATGACTACAAGAGAGTATGGAAACGAAGATATAAAAGATTCTTTGGGAAAATTTGACGACGAAGGAAATGCAAgtggtgaagaaaatggtgTCGATAGCGTAGAGAAGCGAAGGAGGCAAAATAGAGATGCCCAAAGAGCCTATAGAGAACGTagaacaacaagaattcAAGTACTGGAAGAAAAGGTGGAGATGCTACATAACCTGGTTGATGAttggcaaaaaaaatataaacgGCTAGAATGTGAATTTTCCGAGACAAAGGAAAAGTTGCATGAATCACTGGCATTGAACAACGAGCTACGAAAGAATTTGCAATTGATTGTCCCTActtcattccaacaacagTCGCACAACCTGCCAGATAATTCTGTTTCGATGATGGAAATGGTAGAAAACTTCAAACCAATGGGCGCTGTCAatctgaagaaaaggaaagctGAGAGAGCTTTACTAACATCTCATATGTCTGCGATATTAACGGATCAATCTTTATCTGAGATTGATATAGCTAACGattatcaatattcaaaCAACAGGCAGTTCAGTTCGAGGAATTCATCTCTGGATGACCCTATAAATTCGCCTATTTCATCATGTAGCAGCAGTCACAATGCATATGTGGGAAGTGgcaacaaaaaaagtaagTGTTGTGGGAATAAGGATCATATGAAACTAGCAATATGCTGCAACCAAAAGAACAGTATCACGTCACCTTTGGTCCCCGGATGTTGTTCAAGTAAGAAAATAGAATCAGATGGTAATAAGTTGATATCAAAATGTTGTGaggacaaagaaaaaattgatgacAGCGAAAATAAACCCATCACCAAAGAGGATGGATCATGGATACCTGGGAGCTGTAAACAATGTAGGTCGGACCCCCAGAGTAGGAGTTTCTGCCAATCACTTTCAAATGGACGTAGTTCAGGctctttctcttccaaCAGTGGATTGTCGACTGATCTGGACGAACAACAAACTGATGTTAGGTATAGTTCAATTAAACTGCCGGAAATAAGTTCTTCCAGGAGTGCACAATCTAATCTAGCATCTGATACAAAGAAGTACCTACCGATTAGTTGCacttatcaaaaaatccGTGAACATatgcaaaaaaataaaagcgTACAAGAACAAGTCAATACCGAAGGTTCGGTCTCATCAGTGTTAGCGAACATTGCATCTGGGTTAAATGTTCGTGGACAGAAAGTGGAGTTGCAAAGCATCAAGGATGCGTTACACAAGATGGATAAGAACGTTCTGGAATGA
- the MDM38 gene encoding ribosome-binding protein MDM38 (similar to Saccharomyces cerevisiae MDM38 (YOL027C); ancestral locus Anc_7.116), which translates to MLNFASRASCVARRQASLHLLKNQGPRLIASTTPLYHWSLGAQALKPYHSSSLRFYSAEKSKNVSKPATQTPTDAPVKPKETLMVKVKHALKHYVNGTKLLGYEIKVSTKLLIKFAQGYELSRRERNQLRRTMGDVFRLIPFSAFLIIPFAELFLPFALKLFPNLLPSTYESGKDKQAKRNKLIEIRKKTSEFLHETLEESNLITYNTIENAEKKQKFLNFFQKLYSAKEGKIMSFQHDEISAIAQMFKNDTVLDNLSRPQLAAMSKFMSLRPFGNDNMLRYQIRSKLKDIMNDDKTIDYEGVGSLSQEELYQACVSRGMKAYGVSKEDLVDNLKVWLELRLRQKIPSVLMVLSSTFTFGGLPKENYSKAFSPLAEKKETKSKYDDLLDLYYDGILQVLSSIPDPVYNVAKLDVSESKSSAAETEAEKQAAEKKAKVEAKPEESAIPKEEAVAKDSTIAATASVAAPKLVVVNEKPKTAKIETKPEEKEDTATADSAETSEAGEKKTSDDNEFKLNVLKEQEQLIKKEEEEAKQRASREHVPDDINLDEEEEAKTVPPIPADQAAKTSVVKKD; encoded by the coding sequence ATGTTGAATTTTGCATCGAGAGCGTCATGCGTGGCAAGACGTCAAGCAAGCTTGCACCTTCTTAAAAATCAGGGTCCTCGATTGATAGCTTCCACTACTCCCCTATACCATTGGTCTCTGGGGGCTCAGGCACTAAAGCCCTATCATTCTTCATCCTTGAGATTTTACTCTGCTGAAAAGTCAAAGAATGTTTCCAAGCCTGCAACTCAGACACCTACTGATGCTCCCGTCAAACCTAAGGAGACGCTTATGGTAAAAGTGAAACATGCTTTGAAGCATTACGTTAATGGCACAAAGCTTTTGGGTTATGAGATAAAGGTCTCCACGAAGCTTTTAATCAAATTTGCCCAAGGTTACGAATTATCTAGAAGGGAAAGAAACCAGTTGAGAAGAACAATGGGCGATGTATTTAGGTTGATTCCCTTTTCAGCGTTCCTTATCATCCCATTTGCCGAATTATTTTTGCCCTTCGCATTGAAACTCTTTCCCAATTTACTACCCTCCACTTACGAGTCGGGGAAGGATAAACAAGCCAAGAGAAACAAGCTGATCGAGATCAGAAAAAAGACCTCCGAATTTCTGCACGAAACTTTGGAGGAATCCAATTTAATCACTTACAATACTATCGAAAATGCagagaaaaagcaaaaattcttgaactttttccaaaaacttTACTCTGCAAAGGAAGGTAAGATTATGAGTTTCCAACATGATGAGATAAGTGCCATTGCTCAaatgttcaaaaatgaTACCGTTTTGGATAATTTATCAAGGCCACAATTGGCAGCAATGTCGAAATTCATGTCGTTAAGACCATTTGGTAACGATAACATGCTTCGTTATCAAATTCGTTCCAAACTGAAAGATATAATGAATGACGACAAAACCATCGATTACGAAGGCGTTGGAAGTTTGTCGCAAGAAGAACTGTATCAAGCTTGTGTATCTCGTGGTATGAAGGCGTATGGTGTGTCCAAGGAAGATTTGGTCGATAATCTGAAAGTTTGGCTGGAATTGAGGTTGAGACAAAAAATTCCATCTGTCCTAATGGTTTTGAGTTCCACATTCACTTTTGGAGGGCTTCCAAAGGAAAACTATTCAAAAGCTTTTTCGCCTCTggctgaaaaaaaggaaacaaaaagCAAATATGACGATCTACTGGATCTGTACTACGATGGTATATTACAAGTGCTAAGTTCGATTCCAGATCCTGTTTACAACGTAGCAAAATTAGATGTATCTGAATCTAAATCTTCCGCTGCAGAAACAGAAGCTGAAAAGCAAGCCGCTGAAAAGAAGGCAAAGGTGGAAGCAAAACCAGAGGAATCCGCTATACCGAAGGAGGAAGCTGTCGCAAAAGATTCTACCATAGCAGCCACTGCATCTGTGGCTGCTCCTAAACTAGTCGTGGTTAATGAAAAGCCAAAAACAGCAAAAATAGAAACAAAACCTGAAGAAAAGGAGGACACCGCTACTGCCGATTCTGCAGAAACCTCAGAAGCGGGTGAAAAGAAGACGTCTGATGACAATGAGTTCAAATTAAACGTCCTGAAGGAACAGGAACAACTGattaaaaaggaagaagaggaagcCAAACAAAGAGCTTCAAGGGAGCACGTTCCTGATGATATCAATCtagatgaagaggaagaggcTAAAACGGTACCACCTATTCCAGCCGATCAAGCTGCGAAAACATCTGTCGTTAAGAAAGATTAA
- the MIM1 gene encoding Mim1p (similar to Saccharomyces cerevisiae MIM1 (YOL026C); ancestral locus Anc_7.119), with the protein MTEVVGLWESVSDDESEDKVNIGEVQSTPTPGESPLAQSLVSFVGSCSINLLLPFLNGMMLGFGELFAHELCWRFNWFNHRNKGYKVFPESRKIAALEETSSPAARGRVATKFL; encoded by the coding sequence ATGACAGAGGTTGTAGGGTTATGGGAGAGCGTATCAGATGACGAATCAGAAGACAAAGTTAACATAGGTGAGGTACAGAGCACACCGACTCCCGGTGAAAGCCCACTAGCACAGAGTTTAGTGTCTTTCGTGGGCTCGTGCTCCATCAACCTGCTCCTACCTTTCCTCAACGGTATGATGCTTGGATTTGGGGAACTGTTTGCTCACGAGCTCTGCTGGAGATTTAATTGGTTTAACCATAGAAATAAGGGGTATAAAGTGTTCCCAGAATCGCGCAAAATAGCAGCACTAGAAGAAACTTCAAGCCCTGCTGCCCGTGGCAGGGTTGCAACCAAGTTTCTTTAA